The genomic region CGAAAAGTATCAAAAAGTTGCCGCGGGATGTCCAAATACGTATTCTGGACAGTATTGATGATCTGGCGAAAGATCCCGCTGCACATATGAAGCGGCTAAAAGGGGAACGCGACGTGCCGATTTTTTCTCATCGCATGGGGGAATACCGGGTGTTGTTTACGCTGAGTAATGCGCAGCTCGTGATCCTTGTTCTGAATGTTGGAAACCGGCGTGACATCTATAAAGAATTGTGAGCGGGTCGGACGCTGAAAGCGGACGACCTTAGCGGAGGCGGGGTGAGCCGTCAGGCTCGCCCTCAGCTGAGCAAATCTTTGATTTGCGAGTGTGGGGGGTGAGTCGATAGATTTGCGACCGCAGTTTTATTTCACTCATATTTTCCGGCCATCTATTTTTCATCCAAACAGACCACTCTTCATCTCGTAATACTATAGTTCCACACGAAAACCACCTTTTCCACTCCAAAAACACCCCTCATCCAACTGGTAAATACCACACCTCAAACTGAAAATACGCTCAATCCTGCCGATTTACCCGGTAAAACACCAAGACTATATAAATAAAAACGCAGGCGCCTGAAAAAAACGATAACCCCGGGCAGACTACCTACCTACGTAGGTAGCTACAGCGGAACAAAATCTCTCATCAATCACTTTTTATTTAGGCGCCTAGAGGTATTATTATTATTATTTTATGTACAGTACAGAAGAGAGAGAGAGAGAGAGAGAGAGAAAAACCAAAATGAAAATTACTACTATATAAATTACTAACTACGTGGGTAGGTAGTCTGTCGGGGGTTATCGTTTTTTCCAGGCGCCTACGTCTTTATTTATATAGTCTGACCTCTCAGAAATGAAAATACGTCGAATCCTGCCGATTTTCATTTTTACCCACCAAAAATAATCATAAAAAATTCGTTAAAATCCATCAAAATCGATCACCGAAGACTCAAAATTGAATCGAAATGCCTATTTGCGAGTGGAAAGTAATCGATTTTTGCACGCTAAGATTGGATGCTTCATTACCGACCCACTATCGACATGACGATTCACCCTGCCCGGTCGCAAATCAAAGATTTGATCGCAAGTCTATCGACTTGCTCCGCTGAGGCTACCCCTACGTGGTAGCCCGCCTCAGCTAAGGTCGTCCGCTTTCAGCGTCCAACCCGCCTCAGCTGATGGCATGCCCATGTCCCCCGCCCGCAGCCTATTTTTCTGCATTTTTCGTAACGTATCTCTCTGAGTGAGAGCGGTATTTTCGCCCTGTCTCGGGGCATTATCGCACCGCGCGGTTCGGGGTATAAATACCGGCGGATAAAAATATAGGAATATGGATAATCCATTTCATTTGAAGAAAAAACTAGGTATGCGGGGACTTCTGAATCCTTTCACAAAGAAACCATCTGTGCTGCATTTCCGTCTAACGACGGAACATAAGAAGCGGCTGTATGCAATCAGCAGTGAGACAGGATTGTCGATCGATGAAGTGCTCTCGGTAATTTTCGATCTGGGGCTTGCGTGTGAAAAAGATAAGAAGGGGCGTACGGATAAAGTGTATTATGATCCGGATATGGACTGTAATGATTATTATCACGCACTTTTGATCAAGGGACTTGCGGCGTATGATACCGGGAAGAAATGATTGATCTGCCGGATACGGAGGTTCTTGCGGATACCTATGATTCTGTCCGGAGAACCGTCCTTGCAGCTCATTCATCGGTTTCCCGTGCAGTGAATTCCGCGATGGTCTTTGCGTACTGGGATATCGGCCGGCAGGTGGTAGAGGCCTCAGGCGGGAAGGAACGTGCCGAGTACGGTGAGGGGCTGCTGAAGTATCTTTCAAAACGGCTCACGGCGGAGTTTGGAAAAGGCTTTGATGTGTCGAATCTGCGTCACATGCGCCAGTTTTATGTGATGTTTCCAAAACAAGACGCACTGCGTCTCGAATTGAGCTGGACGC from Methanocorpusculum sp. harbors:
- a CDS encoding type II toxin-antitoxin system RelE/ParE family toxin produces the protein MYSVQYTQRAAKSIKKLPRDVQIRILDSIDDLAKDPAAHMKRLKGERDVPIFSHRMGEYRVLFTLSNAQLVILVLNVGNRRDIYKEL